The Topomyia yanbarensis strain Yona2022 chromosome 3, ASM3024719v1, whole genome shotgun sequence nucleotide sequence AGACACCTGTTATCTCATAGAATAATAACCAGGTGACACTTTTCTTTTTCTACTCTTATGCCAGCACTCCAAGCCACCTTTCAAAACTCGAACCAATTATTTCTTCATTCAAGCCGTCACATTCTGAGCGTACTGCTTCTTGAAATTCCCAGCCGGATCATAGTTACACACTACGTACACGTTACTTCCGTTGGTGGCCATCCCCACTCCAAGCTGTTTTGTTCCCTTCCACACAACCTGCGTAAAATGGCCGACCTTGGCAAAGTTCGATCCCGGATCCGGTTGGCCAAAGATGTAATCTTTTTTCTCGCTGTACCAACTGCGAACCGGATCCGTTCCGGAAATTTGAGTTTTGCCGAACATGGCGTACAGGTTTTCACCGTACGTCCGCTCCGTGCGATGCTGCAGCTTGTTTTGACCAGCGATGGTTTGAGCCCATTCTTGAGCGTACCGGCAGAGGGGTTGGCTGAGCTGCAGTGGAGGAGCCGAGTGTTGGGCGCGTAATCTGTTGTGCTCGTTTAGTACCTCCTGCTGGAATTGACTGAATCGAGAATAAGGATTAGTTTTGGTTGATCTTTCACCAAAAGGATATTTAAAATCCGTACTCACTGCGGCATGGTACTTGTGACTGCTTATCTCAGTACACTCGCGAAAATGGGAGTGAGTTTTCTAGGCTACTATGAGCGGATTTTTAAGCAATTTGGTCTGCTAGGGAACTTCACCATCCGCAAGCATTGCGGTAACGAATTTTCAAGGATGGAATATATAGATGTGGCATCATCAATTGGAACTGATTACGTTTATTTACGTTGAGTTACTAATGAGTTAGATGAATTAAAACTTTCGCCGTACCGCCATTAGAAGTAATGTTAATGAGCATTGTTCTCTTCATTAGGATTTTTATTACTCTAAATTAATAACGCTGTGCTGTTTAATTTGCGCAATGTGCTATCCTTTAAATTACATGGAACAATTTGCTCTTCTTTAATTTAAGGAAAATGAATACAGCTGACTTTTGGCTTTTGGATACACGGAGCGTTTGTTACGTCTATTTTTTTATCacgaattttcaatttgttttaaGGTGCTATTTACCTACAGACCGGTTAACAATAAACTGAAAGTCCAATATATaataaacaattcaaaactGTATAATAGACCGGCaaaaattttgacttttttttcggaacactattAAATCAAAAggtaattggcttcacataccacttgtcaaaaatgagttttttttcgaaaactccaattcactcacaagagttttcaagtttgaatgtgaaaatatatgaaaaatagacagttgaaacaataaattcagtacaaaataCCCGATTCATCTTGTGCATCTCAAAATCTGCAGAcatatagcttaaggtgtaaggatcaacattgcggaagactgcaaatttatccgattttgcagtaaaaggATATTCTCATAttaagttatgtgttgcctctctatCTCGCATATGCttagaataaaaattaaaaaaaattggctcCAATCAATATCCGATCTTCAACAAAGCTATTCGTTCGTCACAATCGTCTgaactctcgatcgaagcagatcgttttcttgtgctgtgcatagagtagatcaatataaatatatacattgtgaaggccagtcattgtttgcggcaggctttgttcgccggtgcctaggttggtgaagtgaatagttcaataaccggacaagccgctatataagctaagtatctttttttttttctcatttcccttacccccgatctgtcgctacttcttagatccctttcccctgaatataagtttcatctctcgtttacaccacg carries:
- the LOC131692657 gene encoding Golgi-associated plant pathogenesis-related protein 1-like; protein product: MPHQFQQEVLNEHNRLRAQHSAPPLQLSQPLCRYAQEWAQTIAGQNKLQHRTERTYGENLYAMFGKTQISGTDPVRSWYSEKKDYIFGQPDPGSNFAKVGHFTQVVWKGTKQLGVGMATNGSNVYVVCNYDPAGNFKKQYAQNVTA